One part of the Phragmites australis chromosome 3, lpPhrAust1.1, whole genome shotgun sequence genome encodes these proteins:
- the LOC133911853 gene encoding uncharacterized protein LOC133911853 — protein MSSAAPPAQQSKTSSSHHRRHHPASRQPPPPQQRDAPKSAAPAAPKASPSPQSSLTTALRSSVASSSSASRAGGSSTSAGGSGGGRGGAADGFVAYLPHDEAVAAGLGGLDAQESQDVVDLLNDELAALLRAKPREFWRQVAQNTSLHDFLDSYLQFRHRWYDLPHRGPKGTVAGLVVGELELCRRVFMVLYRISSNKDPGAGRGESLSTTEHTALVLEKKLLDLPKLLDICAIYEHDNSKLTSSLVTNAINVQPNVLDSINIAIPQFLGIFHTMHDRCMTSLQVLTSPGSNANGYGQLQKDFLEVLDFINDAIVTLDSFVGAYQPASLLFCTNFEMSYGVDELLNTLSRLYGSLLPSLLQGFKVMSRSQSNGEASSDIILSDIALGIKMLSKRAVRFGWRLLHYCYLNDQLREHDTQDYTKMFPAKVEDPMIRGDILVQTLKDMNGEATNTSQANHGNTFLQALENEFQLMNRIGNIRNKGWIYMDDEQFQFISRLCGSTHTSWNSVPDLPVSSGGELQQKDEETAIIESKISQIKDLFPDYGKGFLAACLEAYNLNPEEVIQRILEGTLHQDLLALDTSSEEMPQKKLAPTAVKDKGKGILVETATQIRNKPYKVAETRYIVEDGPSSVSSASQGPSSISSASQGPSSSVSSVPQGRFTRKANDDLPDTATLESKKAKDAVRSAVLESQYEYEDEYDDSFDDLGFSVVESSYEQIDDANDTEASSQGPRWSSQKKPQFFVKDGKNYSYKVAGSVAVSSAREAAVIRQTQKDTIYGLGRGGNVPFGVPNRQHIDVEEEEVDDANNFSRGGLNPRGRGRRGRRGQGNPPEENENSNGRGFGRGAKRGGWNQGSPAEEHGNPNGQQGFGRGSRRGGWNQGSPAEEHGNPNGQQGFGRDARQGDRNHDHLTEDNEDHDPAQGFARGGPTPRGGSGGRRGGRNHHRRDRAMKKHMQGMTGL, from the exons ATGTCGTCGGCGGCGCCGCCTGCCCAGCAATCCAAaacctcctcctcccaccaccgccgccaccaccccgCCTCaaggcagccgccgccgccgcagcagcgcgACGCTCCCAAatccgccgcccccgccgcacCAAAAGCCTCGCCTTCGCCCCAGTCATCGCTCACCACCGCGCTCCGATCGTCGGTCGCCTCGTCGTCGTCCGCGTCCCGTGCCGGCGGGAGTAGCACCAGcgccggcggcagcggaggaggcAGAGGCGGAGCGGCCGATGGATTCGTCGCGTACCTGCCGCACGACGAGGCGGTCGCGGCGGGGCTCGGCGGCCTCGACGCCCAGGAGTCACAGGACGTCGTAGACCTCCTCAACGATGAGCTCGCCGCGCTCCTCCGCGCCAAGCCCCGCGAGTTCTGGCGCCAGG TGGCACAGAATACTTCTTTGCATGACTTCCTGGATAGTTACCTACAATTTAGGCACCGGTGGTATGATTTGCCACACCGAGGCCCAAAAGGGACAGTAGCGGGTTTGGTTGTTGGGGAGCTTGAGCTTTGCCGTCGTGTCTTTATGGTACTCTACCGCAT ATCTTCAAACAAGGATCCTGGAGCAGGCCGTGGTGAGTCCCTTAGTACGACGGAGCATACAG CCCTTGTGCTGGAGAAAAAATTGCTTGATCTTCCAAAATTGTTGGATATATGTGCTATCTATGAGCATGACAACAGCAAGTTGACAAGTTCACTG GTTACAAATGCTATCAACGTGCAGCCAAACGTTCTGGATAGCATTAATATAGCCATTCCTCAATTCCTCGGCATTTTCCACACAATGCATGATAGGTGCATGACATCATTACAG GTGCTCACTTCACCTGGATCTAATGCTAATGGATATGGCCAGCTTCAGAAAGACTTCTTGGAG GTGCTAGATTTTATAAATGATGCAATTGTCACTTTGGATTCCTTTGTTGGTGCTTATCAACCTGCTTCTTTATTGTTCTGTACTAATTTTGAAATGAG CTATGGGGTTGACGAATTATTGAATACCCTTTCTAGACTGTATGGTTCATTGTTACCATCATTGCTTCAGGGGTTTAAAGTTATGTCCAGGTCCCAGAGCAATGGAGAGGCATCATCTGATATCATACTTAGCGACATAGCTCTAGGTATAAAGATGTTGTCAAAGAGAGCAGTCAGATTTGGTTGGAGATTATTGCACTACTGCTACTTAAATGATCAACTTAGGGAGCATGATACTCAAGACTATACTAAGATGTTTCCAGCTAAAGTTGAAGACCCTATGATCAGGGGAGATATCTTGGTTCAAACACTCAAGGATATGAATGGAGAAGCCACTAACACTTCTCAAGCGAACCATGGAAATACATTCCTCCAAGCTCTTGAAAATGAATTTCAGTTAATGAACCGGATAGGCAATATCCGGAACAAAG GATGGATATACATGGATGATGAGCAGTTCCAGTTCATATCGCGTTTGTGTGGATCTACTCACACATCTTGGAATAGTGTACCTGATTTGCCAGTCTCTTCTGGTGGTGAATTACAACAGAAGGATGAGGAAACGGCGATAATTGAGTCCAAGATAAGTCAGATAAAGGACCTTTTCCCTGATTATGGGAAGGGTTTCCTTGCTGCTTGCCTGGAAGCCTACAACCTGAACCCCGAGGAAGTTATCCAAAGGATATTAGAAGGCACACTTCATCAAGATCTTCTAGCTCTGGATACTTCATCAGAAGAGATGCCACAGAAAAAACTCGCACCAACTGCTGTTAAAGATAAAGGAAAGGGCATATTAGTGGAGACTGCGACTCAAATTAGAAACAAACCCTATAAAGTTGCTGAGACACGTTACATTGTTGAAGATGGCCCATCTTCAGTTTCATCAGCATCCCAGGGCCCATCTTCAATTTCATCAGCATCCCAAGGCCCATCCTCATCTGTATCATCTGTCCCACAAGGTAGATTTACAAGGAAGGCCAATGATGATTTGCCTGACACTGCAACTCTGGAGTCAAAAAAAGCTAAAGATGCCGTTAGATCTGCTGTCCTTGAATCCCAGTATGAATATGAAGATGAGTATGATGATTCATTTGATGATCTTGGCTTCAGTGTGGTAGAGTCAAGTTATGAGCAAATTGATGATGCCAATGACACCGAAGCTTCATCACAGGGCCCAAGATGGAGTTCACAAAAGAAACCTCAGTTTTTTGTTAAGGATGGGAAAAATTACAGTTATAAGGTTGCTGGTTCAGTTGCGGTATCTAGTGCTCGAGAAGCAGCTGTCATTCGGCAAACTCAAAAAGATACAATTTATGGTCTTGGCCGTGGAGGAAATGTTCCTTTTGGAGTTCCCAACAGGCAGCATATAGatgtggaggaagaggaggttgatgatGCAAACAACTTCAGCAGAGGAGGTTTGAATCCCCGCGGCCGAGGCAGAAGAGGTCGCAGAGGTCAAGGCAACCCTCCAGAGGAGAATGAGAACTCTAATGGACGAGGCTTCGGCCGTGGTGCTAAACGAGGGGGCTGGAATCAGGGCAGCCCAGCTGAGGAACACGGGAACCCTAATGGCCAGCAAGGTTTTGGCCGTGGTTCTAGACGAGGGGGCTGGAATCAGGGCAGCCCGGCTGAGGAACATGGGAACCCTAATGGCCAGCAAGGTTTTGGCCGTGATGCTAGACAAGGCGATAGGAACCATGACCATTTAACTGAGGATAATGAAGACCATGATCCAGCACAGGGTTTTGCTCGAGGAGGGCCAACTCCTCGTGGTGGCAGCGGTGGAAGGAGAGGTGGCCGGAATCATCACAGGAGAGATCGGGCAATGAAGAAGCATATGCAAGGAATGACAGGGCTTTAG
- the LOC133910937 gene encoding uncharacterized protein LOC133910937 produces the protein MDPKHSAEMSKHLDKQNQALMETYRAMSHELHKLQVEEETIMRKLYELMSAEGLLPKHKKERQLEQSIVESIQENKEGEP, from the exons ATGGACCCAAAACATTCAGCTGAAATGTCCAA GCATCTGGACAAGCAAAATCAAGCACTAATGGAAACATACCGAGCTATGTCCCATGAGTTGCATAAACTTCAG GTAGAAGAAGAAACAATCATGCGCAAGTTGTATGAACTGATGTCTGCAGAAGGGCTTCTTCCAAAG CACAAGAAAGAAAGGCAACTGGAGCAAAGCATTGTCGAATCAATTCAGGAAAACAAAGAAGGGGAACCGTAG